The genomic window ACGCTCTTATAGTCATTGGAAAGATAAGCCTTGAAATGCTTGTTTGCCTGATCTTCAAGCTCAAGACGATCAACAAGGAACAGCACCCTTTGAACATTGCCTGTTTTCAGGAACAGTTTAATGACAGCAGCGGCAGTAAGGGTTTTTCCTGTACCCGTAGCCATTTCAAACAGAAACCTGTCTTTGCCATTTTTCACCGCTTGTTGCAATGCCCTGATAGCCTGCAACTGGTATGGCCTCAGAAATCTGAGCTTGTTTTCCTGTATGTAGCGGGAACGCTCCTCTTCATTTTTCCACCCGGCATCACTACTGTATCGGGGGTGCTGGGTAAGTACGATGTAATCAGTCTCAATCCCCTCATTGACCAGTACAACAGGGTCACTACTGACTTTCTGATATCCCGTAACAGAGTCCGGTGTAGGGAACGTAGTGATGATATAGGGATTGCCTCGCTCAAGATCCCAAAAGTAATGCAGGTTGCCATTGGAGAGGATAACAAAACGGCAGTTCTGGTCACGAGCATACCTCCTTGCCTGCTCTTTTCCGACTAACGGGTTCTTATCCTCTGACTTTGCTTCGAGCACGAGCAGTGGAAATCCTTTCTCATTGAGCAGCAGAAAATCAATATACCCTTTGCTGGTCTTTTCGAAGTTCTCTCCAAACTCGTCAAGCTCCTGCTTACTTATGTTAACCTGTGGCTCAAGCTGTATGTTGGCAGGTCCATGCTCATCAGCAAAAAAACGCCAACCGGCGTCTTCCAGTAGCTTGTTGATTTTGATTCTGGCTGCTGCTTCTTTTGCCATAGGAAATACAGTCTTATCAATGCAGAAAAAATTCCACCCTTAACTCATTGAAAACAAAATAAATAATAAATCACCTTAAAACCACGGCAAACAATGAGAATAGAAAAGGTATAGCATTTTAGGGGACGTTGTTTATTAGAGATAAAAGTCTATTTTAAAATCCATTCACCATCAACCAGGCACCTATCCCGCCTTCAGATCCTCCAGCTCCTAATCTACGTTTCCTGTTATTCAGCGTTCAGAAGTGGCAGCACCCATCCACGGGCACATGCGTTGAAACGATAACGAGTATACCTTTCCAGCGCGGCCTACGGGGAATTGAGATATGGTGATTGTTGAATAAGTAAGAAAGCTGCAATCAATCCTTTTCTTCAGCCAAAACCAAAATTCTCTGCTTCACATCATCGGTAATCCACATCCCGGCACTTATCAAACGTTCAACATAAGGTTCAACCTTTTTGATGAACCCCCTACTTTTTGTTTCCAATAATACTTTTAGGGTTCCCCAAACTTGCAAACCCGCCGCACGAGCTGTTCGTCGGGCAAGCATATCATCAAGCAAAACAACATATTGTGGATTTTCAAGCGCAAGAGACATTGCAGCCAATTCGCCTGGACCAAGATCTAAAGACAACCATTCAGAAGATTGCACTTTTGGGTTGACTGTTTTTAGCCAAGAAAAATTTTTTGGATCTGGCACATCATAGCCTTTATTTCGTCCATCCTGTAGTTCTGCCTTTACTGCTGCAGGCACCCAAATTTCCCCGAAAAGCTCTGGGAGCCATTCAATGCCCTCAATACGATATAGATAAAGTAATGGAGAGGTGTTGCTTATTGCGTTAAGCATGATTTTCTTCTAAATCGTGTAACTCGGAAGCGAGGGGGAAAACATTGTATCGGCTCAGGCTGAGTAAAAACTCCACCCGGCCCATTCCGGCAAGTTCGGCTGCACGACCTGAAGAAAGCCGTCCCATTTCAAATAACTTGACAGCAGCAAGCACACGCAACTCCTTTCCAAAAGCATGAGCATCGGTCTTTTCTGCGAGCAATATCTTTTCAGGAATATCAACTGTAATATGCTGAGCAGCCATGATTTACCCTCTTTACACTTTCGGTTAATGAACTATCATTCTTGTTATTAACAACTGTAATAACATATAAAACTTATCAATAATTCGCCCCCTGAGTATTATGAGGGACGTTCACAACCAAGGAAGCAAGACTAGGGAACGTTGTTTATTAGCGATAAAAGTCCACTGTAAAAACCATTCACCATCAACCAGGCGCATACCCCGCCTTCAAATCCTCCGACACCAATACTGCGCTTCCTGTTATTCAGAAATATTTTGATTTCTTCGGCAGCCTTTTCCCTTTTATCCTTATTGAACCACTCCCCCTAATTCCCCTGATTTTGTTTCTGTCGTGCTACCATTTTCAACCAGTACCAGCCGGAACTCTCCGAAATCCTTCCCGAGAATCATTTTGATCGGAAATAATGAAATAACCAAACCTATAGCGATGCTAATCGGTGTTATAACAAGCTGGAGTGTTTCAACGGAGGTAACTCCCGACATGTAGAGAATGGCCCCCATTACCCCTCCGACTATTGCGCCCAAGATCGTAGCCACAAGAATAGCAACCAAGTTGCGCCACAGGTATGCCCACCAGACACGAATCACTCTTCCCCAGGTTATTTCGAGTTCCATATTTTTTCTCCGATAGATTTTGAGATTCACGTTTCATCTTTCCACCAATGATAGCGACATTTCGTTTATTTTCATCATTTTCACATTATTTTACCGACAGTTACGAACAAAAAACGAATGAACAAGGTCGATTCGGTAAAGAACATTTAACCGCTCCTGTTCGTTAGAATAGGCAGATATTTTCAATCAACGGCTCATGATCATGGAAAAAGAAAAAGTGCTTGTAGCAGGAGCGTCGGGTTATCTTGGGCGATACGCCGTACATGAATTCAAGAAACGGGGGTATTTCGTCAGGGCGCTGGTCAGAAATCCGGAAAAAGCTGGCAAGGAAGGCCCGAATCTCGAACCTTCGATTACAAATGTTGCCGATGAGATCGTGACCGGAGATGCAACCAAACCTGAAACGCTGAAAGATGTATGCAAAGACATCGATGTCGTATTTTCCGCTATGGGCCTGACCATGCCAGAGGGCAATGCAACGAATTACGATATCGACTACCTCGGCAACAAGGCTATTCTCGATGACGCACTGTCGCATGGAGTCCGAAAATTCATTTATGTCTCGGTTTTCAATGCTTCGAAAATGTCCGATGTGGATGTTGTCAAGGCACATGAACTGTTCGTCGAGACGCTCACCTCATCCAATATGGATTATGCTATCATAAGACCCACAGGCTACTTTTCCGATATGGGAATGTTTTTTTCGATGGTAAAGTCAGGTCATATGTTTTTGCTTGGAGATGGTGAAAACAAGGTCAACCCCATACATGGCGCAGACCTGGCAAAAGTCTGTGTCGATGCGGTTGAAAGTCACGAAAAAGAAGTTGGAACAGGAGGACCCGAGGTCTTTACGTTCAATGAAGTCATCAGCATGGCCTTCGATGCCGTCGGCAAGAAACCATGGATAACACACATTCCCCTATGGATGGGGGATGCTGCCCTGTTCATCACCGGCTTTTTCAGCAAAACATTAGCCGGACTGCTCTCTTTTGCGATAACGGTCAATAGAATCGACAATGTCGCCCCTATGAGCGGAACGCATTATCTCAAAGATTTTTATCGTGAACTGTCGAAAAAGGCAGGCTGAAAAAATCACCGAGTTTACTGCGGTATTCCGTAAACGCACTCCTCCCGGTATCGGTTATACGATATGTCGATAAAGGCACCCGTTTGCTGTATGTTTTATCACAGTATACATAACCTGCAGCTTCGAGCTTTCTCATATGCACACTGAGATTACCGTCGGTGGCACTTATACCGTCACGGATTTCAACGAAAGACGCCTGATCGACAGAATCAAGATAACATAGCGCTGCAAAACGGATCCTGGAATGGATCACCTTGTCGAGCTGTTTGTAATTGTAATCTTTCTCTTCGTTTTGCAGGTCACTCCCCTGCACTTTGGATTGAGTATTCATAGCGCATGCCGATTAATCGATATCTTTGAAAAGAGTCTCAAAAGCATGACACTGCTTTTGCTGGATGTTTCTTTATTTAATAAAGTACTCTCAAAAACAAGAATCATCAAAAAAGCCAAAGAAATATTTGCTATACTTTTTTCCATATTTGGATTAAATATCAATGTATGCACACTGAAAAAGTCAACATCAAGTCATATTCACGCAAAGACCTGCAACATGTTGTTGCTGAATTGGGTGAACCAGGATACCGCGCAAACCAGATACATCGGTGGCTCTTCAATGAGCAAGTAGAAAACTTCGAAAGCATGACCAATCTCGGAGCAAAACTGAGAAACAGGCTTTCGAACCGGTATGTCATTCAATCATGCTCGATTGTAAAAAAACAGCTTGATCCGGAGAAAAAAAACGGCATGGGAACATCGAAGTTTCTGGTAAAACTTCATGACGAGCAAACCGTGGAAACCGTGCTCATTCCGGCAGAAGACAGAAACACGGTATGCGTCTCTTCCCAGGTAGGCTGCCCGCTCCGCTGCACCTTCTGCGCGACAGGTTACATGGGATTCACACGCAATCTCAATGCGGCGGAAATGGCCGAACAGGTTTACCTCGTCAACAACCTTCTTACAGCCACCCCCACAAACCACGTTACCAATGTAGTATTCATGGGCATGGGAGAACCCCTGCTGAATACCTCCAATGTTATTGAAGCAATCGAAACCCTCTCCGATAAGGATTACAGTTTTTCACTTCCCCAACGCAAAATAACAATATCAACCGTCGGGCTGATTCCTCAAATAGATGCGATTGCTCGATCCGGTATTAAAACAAAACTTGCGGTTTCTCTGCATGCAGCGAATCAGCAAAAGCGGGCATCTCTCATGCCTGTAGCAAAGGAACATACTCTTGACGGTCTGCATAATGCTCTTGAGCGATATGTTGACCTTACAGGCAAACCCGTAACGCTGGTATACATGCTTCTTGAAGGAATAAACGACACGATGGAGGATGCAAAAAGCCTTGTAGCGTTCTGCAGTGGTTTTTTATGCAAAATAAATTTGATTGATTATAATTCTATCGTTAATATGAAGTTCAAGCCTGTCGAAACAGAGTGGCGAGACCGTTTTATCCGGATTCTTGTCGGTGCAGGTTTGAATGTCACTGTACGCAAAAGCTATGGGACATCGATAAATGCAGCGTGCGGTCAATTGGCATTAAAAGAAAAAACGTTGCCTGCTGACCGTTTCATTAAATAAACCGCACAGCACATTATGGATTTACTGGATTTTCTCCCCTTTAAGAACGAGTTTAACAAAGCGTACCACGGCCTTACCGACAACGCTAACCAAACCTCGGAGAATCCTGTTTTCGATGAGTTGAAAGTCAGGCGCTTTGCAAGGCCGCTTTCTCAAACCACAAATTTCATTGTCGAAAAAATAGAGCACTGGATCGGTTGGGACCTCAGAAGCAAAAAAACCTCTGTTGGAGGCATGACGATGATTCGCGCCGAAGTGTCTTCATTCGCCCTCCTCGGCACAAAAATCGCAGTGACATTCGGGCTGACTGAAGAAATCGACCGCAACGGTCAACCAATTACCACAATCAACTCAAAAGCCGAAACCGAAATTGCATCGAAAGGAGATTTAGGAGAAAGCCGACGGGTTATTC from Prosthecochloris marina includes these protein-coding regions:
- a CDS encoding DUF3368 domain-containing protein, whose protein sequence is MLNAISNTSPLLYLYRIEGIEWLPELFGEIWVPAAVKAELQDGRNKGYDVPDPKNFSWLKTVNPKVQSSEWLSLDLGPGELAAMSLALENPQYVVLLDDMLARRTARAAGLQVWGTLKVLLETKSRGFIKKVEPYVERLISAGMWITDDVKQRILVLAEEKD
- a CDS encoding UPF0175 family protein, with protein sequence MAAQHITVDIPEKILLAEKTDAHAFGKELRVLAAVKLFEMGRLSSGRAAELAGMGRVEFLLSLSRYNVFPLASELHDLEENHA
- a CDS encoding SDR family oxidoreductase produces the protein MEKEKVLVAGASGYLGRYAVHEFKKRGYFVRALVRNPEKAGKEGPNLEPSITNVADEIVTGDATKPETLKDVCKDIDVVFSAMGLTMPEGNATNYDIDYLGNKAILDDALSHGVRKFIYVSVFNASKMSDVDVVKAHELFVETLTSSNMDYAIIRPTGYFSDMGMFFSMVKSGHMFLLGDGENKVNPIHGADLAKVCVDAVESHEKEVGTGGPEVFTFNEVISMAFDAVGKKPWITHIPLWMGDAALFITGFFSKTLAGLLSFAITVNRIDNVAPMSGTHYLKDFYRELSKKAG
- a CDS encoding winged helix-turn-helix domain-containing protein, which translates into the protein MNTQSKVQGSDLQNEEKDYNYKQLDKVIHSRIRFAALCYLDSVDQASFVEIRDGISATDGNLSVHMRKLEAAGYVYCDKTYSKRVPLSTYRITDTGRSAFTEYRSKLGDFFSLPFSTVHDKNL
- the rlmN gene encoding 23S rRNA (adenine(2503)-C(2))-methyltransferase RlmN, giving the protein MHTEKVNIKSYSRKDLQHVVAELGEPGYRANQIHRWLFNEQVENFESMTNLGAKLRNRLSNRYVIQSCSIVKKQLDPEKKNGMGTSKFLVKLHDEQTVETVLIPAEDRNTVCVSSQVGCPLRCTFCATGYMGFTRNLNAAEMAEQVYLVNNLLTATPTNHVTNVVFMGMGEPLLNTSNVIEAIETLSDKDYSFSLPQRKITISTVGLIPQIDAIARSGIKTKLAVSLHAANQQKRASLMPVAKEHTLDGLHNALERYVDLTGKPVTLVYMLLEGINDTMEDAKSLVAFCSGFLCKINLIDYNSIVNMKFKPVETEWRDRFIRILVGAGLNVTVRKSYGTSINAACGQLALKEKTLPADRFIK